The following coding sequences lie in one Thalassoglobus polymorphus genomic window:
- a CDS encoding hydrolase yields the protein METVPEYKKTEHRNWINSQQDRMTSLVEKWASINSGTYHRIGVESMVNTLLPEFSKFEAVPQILEIPSIQQVNDRGELQSIELGPALSVRCRPDATKRVLLAIHTDTVYSVDSVFQAVKHDSNRLCGPGVADAKGGIAILLVALEALERFLPQELQEHFGWEVLLNPDEEIGSPGSASLLQAAASRNHVGLLFEPSLPDGSLVSQRKGSANFEIVCRGKSAHAGRHFEDGRNAIAAAASIAVQIHSLNGRWPGTTFNVARVDGGGPLNMVPDVGVVGVNVRYSGQDQEATILHTLDGILSEVSSSTGVESERFGEFTAPPKQAEGLTETLLHQVVETGTELGLNLNLRPTGGVCDGNRLQRWGLPNVDTLGVRGGEIHSHDEFMIKESLAERATLTAELLLGWATNKIPWPISRTEADYGSSEKS from the coding sequence ATGGAAACAGTACCTGAGTATAAGAAGACAGAACACCGAAACTGGATCAACTCACAACAAGACCGAATGACTTCTCTGGTCGAGAAGTGGGCCTCTATCAATTCGGGGACATACCACCGCATCGGTGTTGAATCGATGGTCAACACTTTGCTTCCCGAGTTTTCGAAGTTTGAGGCTGTCCCCCAAATTCTTGAGATCCCAAGCATTCAACAAGTCAACGATCGGGGAGAGCTGCAGTCCATCGAACTGGGACCGGCGCTTTCAGTCCGTTGTCGGCCTGATGCAACGAAGCGAGTCTTGCTTGCTATCCATACCGATACTGTTTACTCAGTAGACTCAGTTTTTCAAGCAGTGAAACACGATTCGAATCGATTATGCGGACCGGGAGTCGCAGACGCCAAAGGGGGCATCGCGATTCTGCTCGTTGCTCTCGAAGCATTAGAACGATTTCTCCCACAAGAGCTTCAGGAGCACTTCGGCTGGGAAGTTCTTCTGAACCCTGACGAGGAGATTGGCTCTCCCGGGTCTGCTTCATTGCTCCAGGCAGCGGCATCCCGCAATCATGTGGGGCTCCTGTTTGAACCATCACTCCCGGATGGCTCACTCGTATCACAACGCAAAGGCTCAGCGAACTTCGAGATCGTCTGCCGAGGAAAATCTGCTCACGCAGGGAGACATTTTGAAGACGGACGAAACGCCATCGCTGCTGCCGCCAGTATCGCAGTCCAAATTCATTCACTGAACGGACGCTGGCCCGGTACAACGTTCAATGTCGCACGGGTCGATGGCGGAGGCCCCTTGAATATGGTCCCGGACGTCGGTGTTGTTGGTGTCAACGTTAGATATTCAGGTCAAGATCAGGAAGCGACGATCCTCCATACCTTAGACGGAATCTTAAGCGAGGTCTCTTCCTCCACGGGTGTTGAGTCCGAACGATTTGGCGAATTCACAGCTCCTCCAAAACAGGCCGAAGGATTAACGGAAACTCTTTTGCATCAAGTGGTTGAAACTGGAACAGAATTAGGGCTCAACCTGAACCTGCGGCCTACAGGTGGTGTCTGCGACGGAAACCGTTTACAGCGCTGGGGGCTCCCCAATGTGGACACACTTGGAGTTCGGGGAGGAGAAATCCATAGTCACGATGAATTCATGATCAAAGAGAGCCTCGCCGAACGAGCAACGTTGACCGCCGAATTACTGCTCGGATGGGCGACGAATAAGATTCCCTGGCCAATTTCTCGAACTGAGGCTGACTACGGTAGCTCTGAGAAATCCTGA
- a CDS encoding HD domain-containing phosphohydrolase produces MQILVADDDTITAEVVAHALRKFGYEVTVVHNGLDANELLRTGRYKILISDWQMPGMTGLELCEEIRSRRSGGYIYVILLTSHGGIDNVVCGLEAGADDFLTKPFDPTELLVRVRVGERVLNLESRELMIFALAKLAESRDRETGAHLERMREYARVLADELTKQDEFCNVIDGEYVNLIYLTTPLHDIGKVAIPDHILLKEGSLTETEFEIMKTHTLLGAQTLREVSQHSPCAGFLQMATDIAISHHERFDGTGYPYGISGEEIPLCGRITAVADVYDALTSKRVYKEAYSHRLAKKIILEGAGAAFDSRIVEAFLQREADFISIQETLGDHADVLDSHEFEAYETHKS; encoded by the coding sequence GTGCAGATCCTTGTCGCAGATGACGACACTATTACAGCAGAAGTGGTCGCTCATGCGCTGAGAAAATTCGGCTATGAGGTCACTGTTGTCCACAATGGGCTCGATGCGAATGAACTCCTGCGTACTGGTCGATACAAGATCCTGATTTCCGACTGGCAAATGCCCGGAATGACCGGTTTGGAGTTATGCGAAGAGATTCGCAGTCGCCGGTCAGGTGGGTACATCTATGTGATTCTTCTGACATCACATGGCGGAATCGACAATGTCGTTTGTGGGTTGGAAGCTGGAGCAGATGACTTTCTGACCAAGCCTTTTGACCCTACAGAGCTTCTCGTTCGAGTGAGAGTCGGCGAACGTGTGCTCAACCTGGAAAGTCGCGAATTGATGATCTTCGCACTTGCGAAGCTCGCTGAATCACGAGACCGGGAGACCGGGGCTCACTTGGAGCGAATGCGCGAGTACGCCCGGGTTCTGGCAGATGAACTGACGAAACAAGATGAGTTTTGTAATGTCATCGACGGGGAATACGTGAACCTGATTTATCTTACGACGCCTCTTCATGACATTGGGAAAGTGGCGATTCCGGATCATATCTTATTGAAAGAAGGTTCGCTGACTGAGACTGAGTTTGAGATCATGAAGACCCACACTTTGCTGGGGGCTCAGACTCTTCGGGAAGTCTCACAGCACAGTCCCTGTGCAGGCTTTCTGCAAATGGCAACTGATATTGCGATTTCTCATCATGAGAGATTCGACGGAACTGGCTACCCGTACGGCATTAGTGGCGAAGAGATTCCATTGTGTGGTCGAATTACTGCCGTGGCTGATGTGTATGACGCTTTGACGAGCAAACGCGTGTACAAAGAAGCTTACTCTCACCGTCTGGCAAAGAAGATTATTCTAGAGGGAGCCGGAGCTGCTTTTGACTCTCGGATTGTCGAAGCCTTTCTTCAGCGAGAAGCGGACTTCATCTCGATTCAGGAAACGTTGGGGGATCACGCCGATGTGCTTGATTCTCATGAATTCGAGGCTTACGAGACTCACAAATCTTAG
- a CDS encoding alpha/beta hydrolase, whose protein sequence is MERPTTSYIYWTACCALLLLSTGCRLPKLFLTPTENVLIYDTSYEQDLVGQTEPDPDSLEYDFRWRYRDSLAEPVTVEDYSEGQFSKWRVLFATNRNPQRSDGVRNVSFQNEYSENLRYGRCSVTLTEPTEEELKAARPDGFLGKLVGALPQPWQHEVIFDEAKYTSVENVTPLPDSDFYSQLNANIEASRQKDVLVFVHGFNVDFESSVSRLAQIARDMPFNGAIVSYSWPSQGGVENYQRDGEVIDDSIDPFMQFLDDLKANVPAGSKVNLVVHSMGNRLVMRSLSRLNPISGEPDIRFENIVLCAPDVGVDEFKRLGDDVIEQANRTTLYRCLNDSALIASSYKNGEERAGASLAPVVMEGLDTVECAVIDTSILGHSYYGSNPHMLRDLFCVVKEGKGASERPWMKKQKLPWQGHYWIISDWPVQLQWAWHFDQNKTGILQAGFEDPEKSANLSRHTVELLPHKRAQ, encoded by the coding sequence ATGGAGCGGCCAACCACATCTTACATTTACTGGACCGCCTGCTGCGCGCTCCTGTTGCTTTCAACTGGATGTCGACTTCCGAAGTTGTTTCTCACTCCGACTGAGAATGTCCTTATTTACGACACGTCGTATGAGCAGGATCTGGTCGGGCAGACAGAACCAGACCCGGATAGCCTCGAATACGACTTTAGATGGCGCTACCGGGATTCACTTGCAGAACCTGTCACTGTTGAAGACTATTCTGAAGGGCAATTTTCGAAGTGGCGTGTCCTGTTCGCCACGAATCGAAATCCTCAGCGAAGCGACGGGGTACGAAATGTCAGTTTCCAGAATGAATATTCAGAAAACTTGAGATACGGTCGTTGTTCTGTCACGCTTACGGAACCGACTGAAGAAGAACTTAAAGCGGCTCGACCGGATGGCTTCCTGGGAAAACTTGTCGGTGCATTACCTCAGCCCTGGCAGCATGAGGTGATTTTTGATGAAGCGAAATACACGAGCGTCGAAAACGTAACGCCACTCCCAGACAGCGACTTCTATTCGCAATTGAACGCAAATATTGAAGCATCGCGCCAGAAAGATGTTCTGGTGTTTGTCCATGGTTTCAATGTCGATTTTGAATCGTCAGTCAGCCGACTTGCACAAATCGCCCGAGACATGCCGTTCAATGGGGCCATCGTCTCCTACAGTTGGCCTTCGCAAGGTGGTGTCGAGAACTATCAACGCGATGGTGAGGTGATCGATGATTCCATCGATCCGTTTATGCAATTTCTGGATGACCTCAAAGCAAACGTTCCCGCAGGCTCAAAAGTGAATCTCGTTGTTCACAGCATGGGGAACCGGCTCGTGATGCGCAGTCTTTCTCGATTAAATCCGATTTCGGGAGAACCTGATATTCGCTTTGAGAACATAGTCCTATGTGCCCCCGATGTTGGCGTCGACGAATTCAAACGATTAGGGGATGATGTTATCGAACAGGCGAATCGAACAACGCTTTATCGTTGTCTGAACGATTCCGCACTGATTGCCTCGTCATATAAGAATGGCGAAGAGCGGGCAGGTGCTTCGCTCGCTCCTGTTGTCATGGAGGGGCTGGATACTGTCGAATGTGCAGTGATCGACACCAGCATTCTAGGACACTCCTATTATGGGAGTAATCCACACATGCTGCGGGATCTTTTTTGTGTCGTGAAAGAGGGCAAAGGGGCAAGCGAACGTCCATGGATGAAGAAGCAGAAACTTCCCTGGCAAGGACATTACTGGATCATTTCCGATTGGCCGGTGCAGCTTCAATGGGCTTGGCACTTTGACCAAAACAAAACAGGCATCTTGCAAGCAGGGTTCGAAGACCCTGAAAAATCGGCAAACCTGAGCCGGCATACGGTTGAATTGCTTCCCCATAAAAGAGCTCAATAA
- a CDS encoding D-TA family PLP-dependent enzyme, with protein sequence MNALRAEYRIHHPEKILSPGFVVFRELVEHNLNTMIEIAGDVGRLRPHCKTHKMPELTKLQLAAGITKQKAATFAESEMLADVGVKDIFLAYNLVGPNIARGVNFRTKYPDVRFAVTADDPASITQLGEAMTASGTEIDVLLDVNPGRDRTGRPVGDEAYELYKQLAETPGINPAGFHLYDGHLHDSELKDRQAAVEEYWALISAFKDRLEADGYPVPKIVCGGTPTFQAYAPMTDPVIELSPGTCTFHDVGYDAAYPDLQVFTPAAAVLTRVISRPTENRVTFDVGTKGVASDPPMGQRVYLPELPKGKQVLQNEEHLVIESDDAGKFQPGDWTLAFPRHVCPTSALYKEATVIADGEIVGHWEVVARDRCITI encoded by the coding sequence ATGAACGCATTGCGTGCCGAATACCGAATTCATCATCCCGAGAAAATCTTAAGTCCAGGATTTGTCGTTTTTCGCGAGCTTGTTGAGCACAACCTCAACACAATGATCGAGATTGCCGGTGATGTGGGGCGCCTGAGGCCTCATTGCAAGACTCATAAAATGCCTGAGTTGACGAAACTGCAACTCGCAGCTGGGATTACGAAGCAGAAGGCAGCGACTTTCGCAGAGTCGGAAATGTTGGCAGATGTAGGCGTCAAGGACATTTTTCTCGCCTACAATCTTGTTGGCCCAAACATCGCACGCGGAGTCAATTTTCGGACGAAGTATCCCGATGTCCGCTTTGCTGTCACTGCAGATGATCCTGCTAGTATCACCCAGCTTGGTGAAGCCATGACCGCATCTGGGACAGAGATTGATGTCCTGCTTGACGTCAATCCCGGTCGAGACCGAACTGGCCGTCCCGTAGGAGATGAGGCGTACGAACTCTACAAGCAACTGGCAGAAACACCGGGAATCAATCCAGCCGGGTTCCATTTATATGATGGACATTTGCATGATTCAGAATTGAAAGATCGTCAGGCAGCTGTCGAAGAATACTGGGCTCTGATTTCGGCATTCAAAGACCGCCTCGAAGCTGATGGCTATCCGGTTCCAAAAATTGTCTGTGGGGGAACTCCAACATTTCAGGCATATGCACCGATGACCGACCCCGTCATTGAGCTCAGCCCGGGGACTTGTACGTTTCATGATGTCGGGTATGACGCGGCTTATCCGGATCTGCAAGTCTTCACGCCTGCCGCAGCAGTCTTGACCCGCGTGATCAGTCGGCCAACAGAAAATCGAGTCACCTTTGATGTCGGGACAAAAGGAGTTGCGTCTGACCCACCGATGGGACAACGCGTCTACCTTCCAGAACTTCCTAAAGGTAAGCAGGTTCTACAGAATGAAGAACATCTCGTAATTGAAAGCGACGATGCTGGAAAATTTCAGCCTGGTGACTGGACACTCGCATTCCCGCGACACGTCTGTCCAACGTCGGCTTTATACAAAGAGGCGACAGTCATTGCTGATGGAGAAATTGTGGGCCACTGGGAAGTTGTTGCCCGTGATCGGTGCATCACGATTTGA
- a CDS encoding anthranilate synthase component II codes for MIFVLDNYDSFTYNLVQRLGEIDSSLDIQVRRNDQTSCSEIESLNPERVIISPGPCTPSEAGLSCEVIKHFGPKIPLLGVCLGHQCISEAYGAKVVRADRLMHGKTSQIHHDNQGVFAEIPMPVTMTRYHSLVVPEESLTEDLIACAWTRDDDHPTELMGVRHRKYPIYGVQFHPESFLSPSGTDMLRNFLKL; via the coding sequence ATGATTTTTGTTCTCGATAATTACGATTCGTTCACGTACAACCTCGTTCAGCGACTGGGCGAGATTGATTCTTCACTCGACATTCAGGTTCGTCGCAACGATCAAACTTCATGCAGCGAAATCGAGTCCTTGAATCCCGAGCGAGTGATTATTTCGCCCGGTCCGTGTACGCCCTCTGAAGCAGGGCTGTCGTGCGAAGTGATTAAACACTTTGGTCCGAAAATTCCTCTTTTGGGTGTTTGTTTGGGGCATCAATGCATTTCAGAAGCTTACGGTGCAAAAGTGGTTCGTGCAGATCGATTGATGCACGGAAAAACGTCGCAAATCCATCATGATAATCAAGGGGTCTTTGCCGAGATCCCCATGCCGGTCACGATGACCCGGTATCACAGCCTTGTTGTCCCTGAGGAATCTCTAACTGAAGACCTCATTGCCTGTGCGTGGACGCGTGACGATGATCACCCTACGGAGCTGATGGGGGTTCGACATCGTAAATATCCGATTTATGGTGTTCAGTTTCATCCAGAAAGTTTTCTGTCCCCTTCTGGAACGGACATGTTGCGTAACTTTCTGAAGCTGTAA
- a CDS encoding HD domain-containing protein, whose protein sequence is MLTQFDDIPELADLQSGRSLIRVPDELNVPFTPRVRALVDTAEFQRLNDISQLGLVSKVYPGARHTRFEHALGVYHNALRYLQQLCKDERFQKIVDPHSAELLIVASLLHDLGHWPFCHPIEDLGIEGLVPHEAHAARYLAEGSEITHVLKCEWNINSSEVLDILDPKTDDSKLRLLRSILSGPIDVDKMDYLDRDSLHCGVPYGRNFDRQRLIQSLILNEKGDGLAITAKGKTAAELMVFARYVMFSEVYWHHAVRSATSMFARAFYELHEQIDLPAMFGSTDAEMVSELRSTAAGQPEKELLDSLFGPNRRLYKRAVEFSHDQESPVYNLIAGRPYSEITKISNHVVAQIKAELSLDMTHLDLIIDAPPPHREVEFAIDVFFPKEESYRPLRQVSPVIDALATTQFDDWVKRVRVFVAPQWREAVSGLEWEKLLCQAVKG, encoded by the coding sequence ATGCTCACTCAATTCGACGATATCCCGGAACTTGCAGATCTCCAGTCAGGGAGATCGCTGATTCGAGTCCCGGATGAACTGAATGTCCCGTTTACCCCACGCGTTCGAGCGCTTGTCGACACTGCTGAGTTTCAACGCCTGAATGACATTAGTCAGCTCGGGCTCGTCTCAAAAGTTTATCCCGGGGCTCGTCATACGCGGTTCGAGCATGCACTGGGAGTTTATCACAATGCTTTGCGATATCTCCAACAGCTGTGCAAGGATGAACGTTTTCAAAAAATCGTCGACCCACATTCCGCAGAACTGTTGATCGTTGCGTCGCTTCTGCACGATTTGGGACATTGGCCGTTTTGCCATCCGATTGAAGATCTCGGCATTGAGGGGCTCGTTCCTCATGAAGCTCATGCTGCCCGCTATCTGGCTGAAGGGTCTGAGATTACGCATGTCTTGAAATGCGAATGGAACATCAATTCCAGCGAAGTGCTCGACATCCTTGATCCAAAAACTGATGACTCCAAGCTTCGATTACTGAGGTCCATTCTCTCCGGGCCGATCGATGTCGACAAGATGGACTATCTGGATCGAGACAGCCTCCATTGCGGGGTTCCATACGGTCGGAATTTTGATCGGCAACGACTCATTCAGTCACTGATCTTAAACGAAAAAGGTGATGGTTTAGCTATCACTGCCAAGGGGAAGACGGCTGCCGAACTCATGGTCTTCGCGCGGTATGTCATGTTCAGCGAAGTCTACTGGCATCACGCTGTCCGCTCAGCGACGAGTATGTTCGCCCGTGCATTTTATGAACTGCACGAACAGATTGATCTCCCAGCCATGTTCGGTTCGACCGATGCCGAAATGGTTTCCGAACTGCGATCCACTGCCGCCGGACAGCCGGAAAAGGAACTCCTTGATTCCTTGTTCGGTCCGAACCGACGACTGTACAAGCGAGCTGTTGAATTCAGCCACGACCAGGAATCACCTGTTTACAATTTAATCGCTGGTCGACCATATTCCGAAATTACGAAAATTTCGAATCATGTTGTCGCTCAGATCAAAGCAGAGTTGAGTCTCGACATGACTCATCTCGACTTAATTATTGATGCTCCTCCACCGCATCGCGAAGTTGAGTTCGCGATTGATGTCTTCTTTCCCAAGGAAGAGAGCTATCGCCCGCTTCGACAGGTTTCCCCAGTCATTGATGCGCTGGCAACAACGCAATTCGACGATTGGGTGAAGCGTGTACGAGTTTTCGTCGCACCGCAGTGGCGCGAAGCAGTTTCGGGGCTCGAGTGGGAGAAGCTTTTATGCCAAGCCGTCAAAGGCTGA
- a CDS encoding GNAT family N-acetyltransferase, which produces MRFRTFRNDDPPQLFSLCRQAELGRGAAKPESIHAFELAVYGLPYFDPEGLIIAEEDGKIAGFVHAGFGFSDDLNSLDKTKGVICWLVVSQQNQRKGIGKQLIQLGEEYLLKHGATSIQAGQSRYCDPFYFGLYGGARCSGFLQSDKMADPFLKSVGYEPIENTDVFQRDLTSTRDPMNLKIMKLRRITELQIADQPEDPSYWWLTHFGNIDSMLYTVVNKKTKVKIASLTAVNLDHFIQRWGERVVGLVDVYVEPSHRGKGYATLLVVEALRQLKSNFTTRAEVHVAQDHPTALQAISTAGFEKVDTSTVYRKKM; this is translated from the coding sequence ATGCGATTTCGCACATTCAGGAACGATGATCCGCCACAATTGTTCTCGCTATGTCGACAAGCGGAACTCGGCCGCGGCGCGGCAAAGCCGGAATCAATTCACGCGTTCGAATTGGCTGTCTATGGTCTTCCCTACTTTGATCCTGAAGGATTGATCATTGCTGAAGAAGATGGAAAGATCGCAGGCTTTGTTCATGCAGGCTTTGGTTTCTCTGACGATTTGAACTCACTCGATAAGACAAAAGGAGTCATCTGCTGGCTGGTTGTTTCACAGCAAAATCAGAGAAAGGGAATTGGAAAGCAGCTCATCCAACTTGGTGAAGAGTACTTGTTGAAGCATGGGGCGACATCGATTCAGGCAGGGCAGTCCAGATACTGCGACCCCTTCTACTTCGGTCTCTACGGAGGAGCTCGATGCTCAGGATTCCTACAATCAGACAAGATGGCAGACCCTTTTCTGAAAAGCGTCGGTTACGAACCGATTGAAAACACCGATGTCTTCCAACGGGATCTGACTTCGACTCGTGATCCGATGAACCTCAAGATCATGAAGCTCAGAAGGATCACTGAGTTACAAATCGCTGATCAGCCCGAAGATCCCAGCTACTGGTGGCTGACACACTTCGGAAACATTGATTCGATGCTCTACACGGTGGTCAACAAAAAGACGAAAGTAAAGATTGCTTCACTGACTGCCGTCAACCTGGACCACTTTATCCAGCGTTGGGGAGAGCGTGTTGTTGGGCTGGTCGATGTATACGTCGAGCCGAGTCACCGCGGAAAGGGATACGCAACTCTGCTTGTTGTTGAGGCGCTCAGGCAACTGAAGTCGAACTTCACAACACGTGCAGAAGTGCACGTTGCACAGGATCATCCAACGGCACTTCAAGCAATCTCCACTGCAGGATTCGAGAAAGTGGACACCTCAACTGTCTACCGAAAAAAAATGTGA
- a CDS encoding anti-sigma factor yields the protein MSDSPLSDEELLAYLDEMLPTDRSAEVEQILREQSELRHRAALLSRRRDSGGHTLGEIWRRRQLSCPTRETLGTFVLGVAEPDLEDYIIFHTKVVGCRICNANLHDLKSQHEASQETETRQKRYFESSAGLLRSQQYDSDS from the coding sequence ATGTCAGATTCCCCCCTATCTGATGAAGAACTCTTGGCGTATCTTGACGAGATGCTCCCCACAGACCGTTCTGCGGAAGTCGAGCAGATTCTGCGCGAACAGAGCGAATTGCGGCATCGAGCCGCTTTGCTTTCGAGACGTCGAGACAGCGGAGGCCACACTCTCGGTGAAATCTGGCGACGCCGTCAACTGAGTTGCCCAACGCGGGAAACACTCGGGACCTTTGTTCTGGGAGTTGCCGAACCGGACCTTGAAGACTATATCATCTTCCATACTAAAGTTGTTGGCTGTCGAATCTGTAATGCCAATTTACACGATTTGAAATCACAGCACGAAGCATCTCAAGAAACTGAAACTCGACAAAAACGTTATTTTGAATCGTCTGCCGGTCTCTTGCGTTCACAACAATACGATTCGGATTCCTAG
- a CDS encoding Hpt domain-containing protein, protein MSHQTFQFEQLSEKCLGNQELVQEILVRFQASLSQVVREIEEAVKRNRQAQVKELAHHLKGEAGTMCATEISSLASQVYDAADVPANGQLPQLVSRLSEEASNFHRIVNEYLTVEIH, encoded by the coding sequence ATGTCTCACCAAACATTTCAGTTTGAGCAGTTGTCTGAGAAGTGCCTGGGAAATCAGGAACTTGTACAGGAGATCCTTGTTCGGTTTCAGGCCTCACTGTCGCAGGTTGTCCGCGAGATTGAAGAGGCCGTAAAACGTAATCGGCAGGCACAGGTCAAGGAACTCGCACATCACTTGAAGGGCGAGGCAGGCACGATGTGTGCGACGGAAATCAGTTCGCTGGCTTCTCAGGTTTATGATGCAGCTGATGTTCCAGCCAATGGGCAACTCCCGCAGCTGGTTTCAAGGCTGTCAGAAGAAGCTTCCAATTTTCATCGAATCGTCAATGAATATCTCACGGTCGAGATTCATTAG
- a CDS encoding aminotransferase class III-fold pyridoxal phosphate-dependent enzyme, whose protein sequence is MNAPTPNLPEVGLSQLCNDPRIVEAQRLIRETINEYSGRITDIRTPEPELAAPYEKLLSEMGDLRGGGLYYPYLGSGIGNGALVELADGSIKYDMISGIGVHICGHSHEGLIESLVEAALSDTVMQGNLQQNLDSYHLCKDLLTLATNTGANLDHCFLSTSGAMANENALKMLFQKKSPADRMLTFENSFSGRTMALAQLTDRPGNRDGLPQTISVDYVPFFDQNDPEESTKRSVDALQKLLNRYPDRHAGMCLELIQGEGGYYSAPREYFVALFECLQQHQIPIFIDEIQTFGRTSRMFAFQHLGLDEYVDLVTIGKMSQVCATLFSDDMKPRPGLISQTFTGATSSIHAARFILKQFQNGGFLGENGRTHEIHNRFTAHFEKMHTATPDRITGPYGVGGMVAFTVFDGSPKRTKEFLNALFEAGVIAFPAGANPTRVRMLPPLLAIQNEDIDNVCEVIQSVLNQIAEPPQSAFDGLA, encoded by the coding sequence ATGAATGCACCCACCCCGAATCTTCCAGAAGTTGGGCTTAGTCAATTGTGCAACGATCCTCGAATCGTTGAGGCCCAACGTTTGATTCGCGAAACGATCAACGAGTACAGCGGTCGCATCACAGATATTCGTACGCCTGAACCGGAACTCGCAGCACCGTATGAAAAACTGCTCTCCGAGATGGGCGATCTCCGAGGTGGAGGACTTTATTATCCTTACCTGGGAAGTGGAATTGGAAATGGGGCTCTGGTCGAGTTAGCGGATGGAAGTATCAAGTACGACATGATCAGCGGCATCGGTGTCCACATCTGTGGGCATAGCCATGAAGGATTGATCGAATCACTGGTCGAGGCGGCTCTCTCCGACACGGTGATGCAGGGAAATCTTCAACAGAATCTTGATTCATATCATCTGTGCAAAGATTTACTAACGCTGGCAACAAACACGGGAGCCAATCTGGATCATTGCTTTCTTTCCACCAGCGGAGCAATGGCCAATGAGAATGCACTGAAGATGCTATTTCAGAAGAAGTCTCCTGCGGATCGAATGCTGACTTTCGAGAACAGCTTCTCCGGTCGCACAATGGCACTTGCTCAATTAACCGACCGCCCTGGAAATCGCGATGGCCTTCCGCAGACAATTTCCGTTGATTATGTCCCGTTCTTCGATCAAAATGATCCAGAAGAAAGCACAAAACGTAGCGTGGACGCTCTGCAAAAACTCCTCAACCGATATCCTGATCGACACGCAGGAATGTGTCTTGAATTGATTCAGGGAGAAGGGGGCTACTATTCCGCACCGCGTGAATATTTTGTTGCACTCTTCGAATGCTTACAACAACACCAGATTCCGATTTTCATTGACGAGATTCAAACATTCGGGCGAACTTCTCGCATGTTTGCCTTTCAACACCTGGGCCTTGATGAATATGTGGATCTGGTCACGATCGGAAAAATGAGTCAGGTTTGCGCCACGCTTTTCAGTGACGACATGAAACCTCGTCCCGGTCTCATCAGTCAGACATTCACTGGAGCGACTTCTTCAATTCATGCGGCCCGATTTATTCTCAAGCAATTTCAGAATGGAGGTTTTTTGGGCGAAAACGGAAGGACTCACGAGATTCACAACAGGTTCACAGCTCATTTTGAGAAGATGCATACTGCAACACCGGACCGCATCACTGGTCCTTATGGAGTGGGAGGGATGGTCGCGTTTACAGTCTTTGACGGAAGTCCAAAACGGACCAAAGAATTTCTCAACGCACTGTTTGAAGCTGGTGTGATTGCGTTTCCCGCTGGGGCCAATCCGACGAGGGTCCGTATGCTCCCGCCTTTGCTGGCCATCCAGAATGAAGACATCGACAACGTTTGTGAAGTCATTCAAAGCGTACTGAATCAAATTGCAGAGCCACCGCAATCAGCCTTTGACGGCTTGGCATAA